DNA sequence from the Nycticebus coucang isolate mNycCou1 chromosome 23, mNycCou1.pri, whole genome shotgun sequence genome:
CCTTCAGGACCATAATTTCAGTCTGCTTTACCCCACTGTCCCTCGCATCTAGAATGCAGAAGAGAATCAGTAAACCGGCTGTTGCATGAAGGAAGAAGGGGGCACTTCTGGGCCCTTGGGGGGCACGGTGCACTCGTTGTCCACGCATCGACACCCAGGGCAGTGAGGAAGAACCCCCACGTGGTGGCCCTCCGCGGTCCTCACCGACGGACAGAGGCTGCCAGTATATTCTCTTCCAGTTGCTGTGCACACCCGCTGGAGTTTCTCTACCATAGTGCTTCTCAAATCAGGCCCACAGGCCCTGTTGAGCAGCTTTCACAGTATTCTGAACAACACCATTCAGACCCACTCCCTGACCTTCAACACTGACGGCACAGAAGCAGTGGGGGTCCCAGGGCACGCGTCTAGGGAGCACCAAATTCTGGCCGCCATCCCCATGCTTTGCAGCACACAACTGACCACAGGACAGAAGTGCAGCTGAACTGTGTCCTTGACAAGTACTGACACTAAGAATGATCAactgtggggcggtgcctgtggctcaaggagtagggtgctggttccatatgctggaggtggtgggttcaaacccagccccggccaaaaaaaaaagaatgatcaacTGTGCGAGATTCTTACACTTGAGtccatgtcttttttctttttgcagtttctggctggggctgggtttgaacccatcacctccggcatatggggctggcaccctacccctttgagccacaggcaccacccgagtccatgtctttttaaaactctgtgtGAGCACATGGAAAGGTGTGCAGAGCTTCTGTCCTATGCCGAGCTAAGGAGCACGCACAGCAGTTGAGAAGATGCAGTTACCGTTGTAAATAGGTTTTCCTGAAAGAGGAAACCTTGGACTGGACAGAAACCCTGGTTATTCAGCCTCAGGTACCCTTGCCCacattttcttgaaaaagaacaaagtgagCTTGTCCCTTCAGGGGGGCTCACAACCGAACGATAAAATTCAAGCTCTCATGCAAACACCAGAATTTTGAAAAGCTTGTGTCCCTCACCAGGATAGACAATTTCCCAACTTAAAGACTTTTTGGCTAAGATTTATGGTGCTATCACACCAtgaataaagtgatttttaaataaggATCAACGAAAGCTGGGTACAAGGGCTTATGCTGTAAtcctagatactcaggaggcccaggcaggtgcaTCAcgtgagctcagcagttcaagatcaggctgagcaacagtgagaccccgtgtctactaaaaatagaaaaactagccaggtgctcgcttcggcagcacatatactaaaattggaacgatacagagaagattagcatggcccctgcgcaaggatgacacgcaaattcgtgaagcgttccatatttttaaaaaaaaaaaaaaaaagaaagaaaaactagccaggcacggtggcaggcatctgtagtcccagctacttgggtggctgaggcaggaggatcacttgagcccaagagctcaaggttgctgcaagctatgatgaggCTACtacactctaccccgggtgatagagtgagactctgtctcaaaaaaaaaaaaaaaagtttaatgaagTGTGTCAACATTTGGAAAATCTGCATAACTTGGTGAGTTGAGCCAAGATTTTCTAAGTCCTCAGTGAGCGACATCACAAAAGGATGGAGAAAGAGCAGTTAAAAATGCAAGGTGGGCCAGGGAGACAGTAGGCAAAGCTCACTGACGTGGTTCCAGATTCCATGTCACAGCTAACCCGAAAAAACCACCACTCCCCTGTCAAGTGTCGGTATAAAATCAAGGAGTAACATCCATATGATAATATTTGCAAAAGTTATTAAAATGTTCCTTCCTTTTCCAAACCCGCATCTGTGGGAGCCAGATTGCCCACACCCACTCCTCATGTTACGGTGGAAACACGGCCCACAGTGGCGCACAGGAGCCCCTGTGATCCAGCGGGCTTCTCCTAAGCCAGAGATTTGCACAAGTGTAAAACAACATCGCTTTTatagccaaaaaatatatatatattttttttgtagtgacagagtctcactttatggccctcggtagagtgccatggcctcacacagctcacagcaacctccaactcctgggcttaagtgattctcttgcctcagcctcccgagtagctgggactacaggcgcccgccacaacgcccagctattttttggttgcagttcagcccgggccgggtttgaacccgccaccctcggtatatggggccggcgccttaccaactgagccacaggcgccgcccatagccaaaatatttttgatttggagaatatttttcACACAATtgttatttatgttaacatgATGGGTTTATTACCTTGCAACAAATAGACAGTTTTCAAGTATTGCACGCTCCATGTCTAATAAAGCATTCTGACAGGTATTGGCAACCCTGGAGGCGGAGCCCAGCATCTCTCTGGCTTTGGGAGCTAAGGCCAAATCTCTGTGTGGGTGCCCCTGGCAATTCACACTCTTGCTGGATGCAGGAGTTCCTACTTCTTTCTAGTTTCTATTTTTGGAAATAGTGTACCTTTATTTATGgcatataaacaaaaacaaaacctttccCCAAAAGGCTACATAAATACGTGACTTCAGGCATCATAAGAAACGTGTTATTATATCTTTTCCTTGATATTAGTTAATTCCAATAAATACTTTGTTGGAATAATTTTCTCCCCACCAGTAATAGTGATGTGATTATAAAAACTGGGAACCCAGGAATGGGAAGGCAGCTCCTGGCTCCATGTGGCCAGACTCTAGTGACCAGCCAGAGTGGTCCCGACCCCTGGCGAGGCGGAGCAGTATCCTCACAGCAACTGGCCTTGGCCCTCACCTGTTGGCCCCATTCttttttcaatgaatttaaaCATAATCTCACCCATTTTGAAACTAAAAATGCAGAGCTATTGAGAGTGTAGTTGGAATTACACGGAAAGAGGGAGGACGTCTCATTGGGGGCTTTCTCTAAGATGCTGTTTTTTGGTGCAAAGCCTGTTCTAGATTTCTCAGTGGGGCTACAGATTTTCATCATGTAGATCCTACGCCTTTCAGGCTAAATTCATTCCTGATATTCCACTGTTTTTAATCACCACTCTGAATgctgtatttatttcttcattctcatttttaaCATGTTTAGGCTGATTTAAAGGCTCTTGATCTTTTATTTGGTTTTCTGGGAAAAAATACTATctgaaaacaaaagcaattcTCCTTTCTGCATTTCTTCTCTTACTCtgcttattttgtttatttattttatgcattaGCTATAAATGTCAAAACAACATTAAATAACTAGTGAAAAGCAGCTATCTTTGCCTGATTCTTGGTTTGAGTTTTCAGTGTTAAAATGTTGTTTTACTGAATCTTAtcaaattttctttactttttttttttgagacagagtctcaaagtgtcaccctccatagagtgccctggcatcacagctgacagcaacctcagactcttgggcttaagtaattctcctgcctcagcctcccaagtagctgggactacaggcacctgccacaacacctggccattttttggttgtagttgtcattgttgtttggcaggcccgggctggattccaacctgccagctctggtgtatgtggccggcgccctagccactgagctacaggcgcacaTTTACTTATAtagtcttctttttctccttaatgGACTAACAACTAAAGAAGAAATCAGAGTTGTTAAGGATACACTGTTTAGGAGAAACCTGCCCCAGTGGACGAGGAGGGCCATGCCCTAGCCCAAGAGGATCGGCAACAGCTGGAAGCTTCGACTTTCAGTCAAAGAGAACCAGGGACCGGAGAGAGACAGAACCAGTCCTAAATGCAACTGTGAAAGCCACACGTGGGGTGTTGTGAGTGACACCCAGCAGTCCCTGATTCTAGGAACACAGAGGTTTAAAGGTGCAGAAATCAGCTACATCGTTAAGAGTTGCAATTGTGTTACCTCTCACTGGGGCTCTGGGCTTAACCATCTTGCTGGGGTCACAATCCAGGTTGGGGCTCAGGCACCAACCAGAGGTGCAACCCTCACGGCTGCTCCATTGGAGACATTGGGCAGCCTCAGTGGTCAGCAGCTGGGAGCAGGTGCATGTGGGCCAGTCACTTGTGTCCACACTGGGTTCCCACCAGGTGGGGTGGCACAGGAGCCCAGCaggagtacatgtgtttgttagacAAATGACTCCTGGGTGGTGTCTCTTCTAAAAGGCAGACGGGTACCTAAGCTGGGGATCAGCCAGAACAAGCTCCCAAAAGTCAGGCCCATGACATGGGATACCACATCCTGTCTCTTAGAGCTGCCCACTGCTGCTCAGCAGGGTCTGCAGCTTGCTGGCTTGTAAGAACCAGCTGTGAGCTTGTCTGAGGAGGGACGACACTGCTGGACGTCCCAACCTGGCAGCTGGACACACTTCAGTGGACAACTTGCACCACTGGCACTGGCCAGGGCTCTGTCCCGCCACTGGAGCTGCTTGTTAAGTCACCAGACACTGCCTTGCACCTAAAGCAAGATGGATCGAGTCCACAGCTCACAGACTAGGGAGATCTCTGAGGGGGCTAAGGAGGGGCATGGGAGCAGGGAGAGTTCTGTGTACCCACCTCTGCCTGCTGGGCCGCACAGAACCACCAGCCTCTCCCTCTCACAGGCTGGGCCAGGGCCCCGTTACTCCCCTGCCTGGCTGACTTCAATGTCCCCTGGGGAGTCAGGTGAGCTGGTGCCATCTGGCCAGACCCCAGGCTCCACACCTCTCCTGGCAGCCAGAGGGAGCATTTCTAACCCACGAGTCAAACTGTGCCACCTGCTTGCTGaacacctgccacaaaaccttttttgggggggaagtaACTTGCCTCATCCCAGGGAATAAATCAAACACACCTGGTCCCAGTATCCTTTGCAGCCAGGGCAACCAGTGAGACCCAGGGGGAATTCAGCTGAGTGACTCCTGGAAAGAATTTTCCAGCTGGTGAAAGGACAGGGTGGTGTGGTGAGCTTGTGGCTGCAGCCCTCCCGCAGCAGCTCTGCCCTGTGGATGTCAGACCAGAGCTGTAGCGGTTGAAACGTTCCCAACATGCCGGGCAACAACCACAGCTCCTTGCTGGGCTCTGCACAGCCTTCCGTGGCTGGGCTGCTGGTGGCAGGCCCTCCTTGCTGCCCTTGGGCTTGCTCTGGCAGCCTCCTCCTCTAGGCCTTGCCCTGGCGGTTCTAAGGCTGACCCATTCCTTCCGGCACTTATCACCATCTGTAGTTATTTTCCACTAACTGGCTTGTCTTCCCTGCACGGGAGCAGATGCTCCCTGAAGCCAGGGCCTTTCTCTCATTTACCAGGAATCGCAGAGTCTGGGAAGttaaacagggcagtgcctgagCAGGATTAGCACTTTGATTGGTGTTGTCACTAAGGAGGCAGCGGAAATACCTGAGGTTCCAGATGCAGGTGAGTAACAAGGGTGCTGAAGTGTCTGGGGTTTGCCGGGGATGTGAGAGGTTATTTTAGGGCAGACGCAGAAGCCCTGGGGAAGGAAGACACCGCATCCCCTCAGGAGAGAGCCTCCCATGGCACCATGCCACTCGGCCCTCTTCCACGAGCCTCGTTTTTGGGGTACATCAACCGGTGTCCCCCCACCCTACCCAGCGAAAGCAAACCCTGCTTCCAGGCAATAATGAGAAAAGTACACATTTAATATCAAAAGGCGTTTCAAGTATCACTGATGGTGGCCTTGCTTGAGGCAGATTCGAGGACATCCTGCCAGGAGTACCCTGGAGGCCAGGGCTTGTGTCTGAGGAAGGACTTGAAGGCCAGAGACTTAGGTCTCCTGGTCCAGGGCCTGGGGGCTCCCCACTAGGCCCCTTGAAGGAATGTCTGGCCGGGAGCAGCCCACCGAAGGCCAGGTGGAGGGCGTCCCCTCTTtccaggccctgccctggaggATGGGCTGCAGCAGCCCCAGCCGCCGCCCTGCAGGCCTACACACCTGACTTGGCAATCACCCTCTCGAGCAGGCTCATCATACGCTCCTGGAGCTGCAGGCCCTGCAGCTGCAGCACGTGCTGCTGGTCCAGCGCGCGGCGCACCTCGCGGCAGGCCTCCTCCACTGCGCGGCTCAGACGCCGCTGCTCCTCCAGCATGGCCTCCAGCAGACGCAGCTTCTTCTTGTGAAGGTGGCCACTCTGCACCTTGCGCTTCTTCACGGGCCGCTCCTCTGACCTGGAAGGACAGTGCGCTGTGGATGTGCTGGCCACAGAGCTAGGCAGTGGGGCCCCACCTCATGCCCCCCCACCTCATGGGGCaaaggggaagctgaggccccCGGAGGCAGGTCATGCACTCTGGGTCGCATTGTCCACGTGTGGAGGAGCACCAGAGCCCACTTGCCCATGGCAGTGAGAGAGTAACAGGCCAGGCTCAAGGATGACCTCCACCCGTGGTCTGGAGAGGGCAGATGTTCTGGGCTACAGAGGGCACACCCTGCCATGGAAGCATGCCCAGACCCCCGAGCTGGGCGATTGAGGGGCCACCTCCAGGGAAGAGTGAGGGCTGGGTAGTCTATGCTCATAGGGCCCCTGCCCAGAAGCCAGaggccaccaggcccagccagccTAAGGCAGCTGGAGAAACTGAGGTCCCAGAAGGGAAGGCCTGGGACTCCAGCCCCTTTACTTCCCCGCAGCCTAGAGATGGGTCAGCACACTTCggggtggggaggcaggacaGGCACCTGGAGGTGTGGGGCCTGGAGGAGGCCTGGGCTTCTTCCCGGGCCCTGGAGCCAGCCCAACCCTGCACTATCCCTGGGGAACTCTACTGTCAGGTGGTGGCCATCCCCAGTCTAACCAGCCCCCACTGAAGGGCAGGGAGCTGCCACTTTGGTGCCTGCCTACCCCAGCCCATACTCTGTGCTCTGAACACAGCAGGTGACCAGCCAACCTCAGGGGTGCGAGACCGCAGCTTTGGGTTCGAGCAGGGCTGTGGTCCCCTGGTCCCAACACTGCAATGCCTGGGGGAGTACAGTCTGGGAATAGGGCTCAGACCACAAAACATCTGGCCATGACCCTCAGGCCTCACTGCTAACTGGGCCTTGCCTTTCAGCAAAAGTACTCTGTCTGGGGTCTTTATGAGAAATCCACTCCAGGAAGGGGGACCGGGTGACTCAAGCAGCAGCCCCTGGTGTGGTGGATGACAGCTTGGAGGGACCCTCCTCAAAGATGCCTTCATGACCCCCCCCACAATTGGACAGACTTGAACACTGGGACAGGAGAGAAGCTGTGACTCAATTCCACATTCTTCCTGTTCTGTTCTCCAACTAGCCAACTTTTACCTTCAAAGCCCACCCAAAAGTTCCCTCCTCCAAAGCACCTTCTTTAAGCTCCCTGGCCCCCAACCCAGGTGTCTCTCCTGCACGGCACGTGGCCTGGGTCCCAGCTGTTCTGTGAGCATCTTGCTGGCACAGTCATGGCCAATGTATGAAGGCCTGATGTAAAGTGTGGGATGGCTAGCAGAGCAAACGGGACACGCCCCCTGCAAAGGCGATGAGGGCCTCTAGAGGCTCAGCCCAACACCCTCCCCAGTGCTGGGGGCCAGCAGTGCATGTAGGGGCAGGGAGGAGTGGCACTCCTTTGGGTCCAGAGATATGGATGCCCTCTGTGGGGGCCTTCTTCCCTGTGATGTTCCCACCCACCCTCTCAGATCCCACTTTATCGGAaagagactgaggccagagaggtCAAGGAACTTTCCACGCAGCTAAGAAGTGATGGAGTTGGAGACAAACCTGGTCTGTCTGTGGACACTCCAGCCCTCGCTGGGCTGGGGCTGGCCTGTCCTTAGAGGCACCTGCATACCACCTCGGCCTCTGCAGCTGCTTCCTCTAGCCATTCCTGGTCACTTTCTCTGGACCCCCATCGGGGGTGGGGAAAGGCAAGTCCCCGGGGTCGGGAGCAGGAAGAGTGATGCACACTACCTGAACTTAAGGGACAGGAAGCTGGAGGAGCTGTCGGAGCGATCGTCCTCAAAGCGGCCTTCGTAGGAGCACTGGTTATACGGGAAGTACAGAGGGGTGGACTTAGCGGGCGGCGACAGGGACGCCTCGGTCTGGGACGTGGAGGGGCCCGGCTGCTGGCCATCCGGCAGTTTGCCATCACAGGACTCAGGGACCTTGGCCAGAATCCTATCAATGGCTAGGTAATAGGGCCAGTCAGGAGGAACAGACTCGCTATCTGTCATGCATTTTAATTTCCTGAAACGAGAGACACAAGAGCCATGGGTGAGAAGCAGAGCTGGCCCTGGCCTGGCCCGCCCGGCCACAGCAGAGGGGCACACAGGGCTCTGGGACCCCAGGGAGAGCCACATGGCGTGGGCAGGAGCCACTCTGGGCCACATGGGCCTCCCCAGGAAAACTGACCAGGCTCCAGGGTCAGGATGATGTGGGACTTAGAAAGAAATTAAGCTTTAGGATCTGCACATGCCCCAAATATTAATGAGGATTGTTTGTAAGTGCTGGGACCTTAGGCTGAGTtctgttgttttctctttttctataatttctaaaCTGTCTGCAATGAGCAcatattgcttttaaaataggTTAACCAGCAATATTAAGGCATTGTGATAAGATATACAAATATAGTCAACGAGATAGTGCAATATAATAACTGTTTCTAGAGAGCACCTCAGGAAGAGGGAGTGTGGGAGAACACGGATCAGTGTCCACAGCTCCGAGTCTGCATTTCACCTCCACCACtttgctgtatgaccttgggcgggttccttaacctctctgagcctctatttTCATGTCAGTAAAAGACAATGATTAAAGTAAGCCCCTCTCACAGCTGTTGGGAGGATTCACTAAAATAGCAAGCTGGGCCCCAAATGTCATTCTTGCCTGAACCTAGAAGGACTCTAACCCTGCACTGTTGCCGTCACTCCTGTTAGCCCGGACAGGAGCCTGGGTCCAGCACAAGAACCCACAGCCTGCCAGAGGCATTGAGGCCGGGCCAGATGGGCCCCTTCTCACACTGCCGGACATCACACCACCAGGCCCCGGGCCAAGCATCCACGCAGTGTAGCTCTGCCCACAGTGGGCCCGAGCTCCTCCCAGGTCTCCTCACAGACAGGTCCTGCTTCCTAGAGAGGGTGGGCATATCCCTGGGCCTGCCCTGGTGCTTCCATCCTCTGGGAGTTGGGGCCGCAAAGACAGCACCTGGCAGCTGCGGCTGCTTCTTGCCACCCCAAGCAGTAGCCCCTTCTCACTGTCTGGCTATGCCTGTTTGTAGGGTGACTCATTCAGGCTCCCAGCACATTCCCAGTTCCCAGTGACCAGCAGCCACACCCAGGCAGGTAGTGCCATGCAGGAGGCAGGAGAGATCCAGCTCTGAGGGTTGGGCCTGGTACTGAGGCCTTAGCCTGGGGGTTCTCTGCAGCTTCAAGGCCTCCCCACATCCTGGGAACACTGCTGGGAGTGTGAGGGAAGCTCTGGGCCTCAGGACACACTAGGCCTGATAAGGCAGAGACCTCCTCCATGTGGCCCCTTGACCAGAGCTGTTGACCAGAGCCTCTCAGACAGAGGCACAGAGGGTGGGGACAGCGCCAGATGCACATCCCAGCCTCCACCTCCCTTAAAGGCcccttccctgcactctctccaccCCAGTCAAGCCAGCCCACTCCTGCGACAAATCAGCAAAAGCCTGTCCCTAACACAGGAGGCTCCCAAATTAAAGTCAAACCAGGCTTCAAGTAACCCAGCTACCCACTTGGACACCCTTAACCTGTCAGCCTTGATATATAAAGAGCTCTAACCAGGCTTCATGGAACCCAGTTACCCACTTGGACACCCTTAGCCTGTAGCCTTGATATATAAAGAGCTCTtgtgaaaaaacaagaaaagcctCTGCAGTGTGGGTGCTGGGGGCATAGATAAAAACTAGTCACCCAGTCAGACTAGTTtt
Encoded proteins:
- the MSANTD1 gene encoding myb/SANT-like DNA-binding domain-containing protein 1 yields the protein MQLCQGTPSMAAAEMPGYLVSPQTEKHRRARNWTDAEMRGLMLVWEEFFDELKQTKRNAKVYEKMASKLFEMTGERRLGEEIKIKITNMTFQYRKLKCMTDSESVPPDWPYYLAIDRILAKVPESCDGKLPDGQQPGPSTSQTEASLSPPAKSTPLYFPYNQCSYEGRFEDDRSDSSSSFLSLKFRSEERPVKKRKVQSGHLHKKKLRLLEAMLEEQRRLSRAVEEACREVRRALDQQHVLQLQGLQLQERMMSLLERVIAKSGV